A stretch of the Takifugu flavidus isolate HTHZ2018 chromosome 1, ASM371156v2, whole genome shotgun sequence genome encodes the following:
- the csdc2a gene encoding cold shock domain-containing protein C2a codes for MSDPDASRPAEPSSLPLTSPRTPLHLSFPFLREGSQVWERERKPPQPRELPSPLPTKRTRTYSATVRAKSGPVYKGVCKNFSRSQGHGFIRPSHGGEDIFVHISDIEGEYVPMEGDEVTYKVCPVPPKNQKFQAVDVVITHLNPGTKHETWSGQIISS; via the exons ATGTCAGACCCCGATGCCTCTCGACCAGCAGAGCCCTCCTCACTGCCGCTCACCTCCCCCCGGACCCCCCTGCacctctccttccccttcctGAGGGAGGGCAGCCAGGTCTGGGAGCGGGAGAGGAAACCGCCTCAGCCCAGAGAGCTGCCCAGCCCACTGCCCACCAAACGCACCCGCACTTACTCAGC GACAGTGCGAGCCAAATCAGGTCCAGTTTATAAAGGAGTGTGTAAAAACTTCTCCAGGTCTCAGGGTCACGGGTTCATACGGCCCTCTCATGGAGGAGAGGACATCTTTGTCCACATCTCTGA CATCGAGGGAGAGTACGTGCCTATGGAAGGGGATGAGGTCACATACAAGGTGTGTCCCGTCCCCCCCAAGAACCAGAAGTTCCAGGCTGTGGACGTGGTGATCACCCACCTGAATCCAGGCACCAAGCACGAGACCTGGTCTGGTCAGATCATCAGCTCCTAG
- the aco2 gene encoding aconitate hydratase, mitochondrial yields the protein MATYCLTVARLQFALGHGARRLHVSAAYRATASVAMSRFEPTSSVNYENIRTNVNVVKKRLNRPLTLSEKIVYGHLADPHNQDIDRGRTYLRLHPDRVAMQDATAQMAMLQFISSGLPRVAVPSTIHCDHLIEAQIGGEKDLARAKEINHEVYNFLASSAAKYGVGFWKPGSGIIHQIILENYAYPGVMLIGTDSHTPNGGGLGAICIGVGGADAVDVMAGIPWELKCPNVIGVKLTGSLSGWTSPKDIILKVAGILTVKGGTGAIVEYHGPGVDSISCTGMATICNMGAEIGATTSVFPYNHRMRTYLKKTGRGDIAALADDNADLLVPDEGCEYDQVIEINLDELKPHINGPFTPDLAHPVSDVGATAEKSGWPLEVKVGLIGSCTNSSYEDMGRAASVAKQALDKGLKCKAQFTITPGSEQIRATIERDGYSKILSDVGGVVLANACGPCIGQWDRRDVKKGEKNTIVTSFNRNFTARNDANPATHAFVTSPEIVTALAIAGTLKFNPETDYLTAPNGEKFKLDPPNGDELPVQDFDPGQDTYQHPPADGINLKVDVNPQSNRLQLLEPFDKWNGGDLENMTVLIKVKGKCTTDHISAAGPWLKFRGHLDNISNNMLIGAVNSENDAVNKIKNYMTGDYAGVPDVARHYKANGLSWVVVGDDNYGEGSSREHAALEPRHLGGRAIIVKSFARIHETNLKKQGLLPLTFSDPSDYDKIRPDDKISIRGLKTFTPGKPLHAVLKHSDGSEETLELNHTFNETQIEWFKAGSALNRMKELQH from the exons ATGGCAACCTACTGTCTCACTGTCGCCCGACTGCAG TTTGCTTTGGGCCATGGTGCCCGTCGTCTTCATGTTTCGGCAGCTTACAGAGCCACGGCCAGTGTGGCTATGAGCCGCTTTGAGCCCACCTCCTCCGTCAACTATGAAAACATCCGAACCAATGTCAACGTTGTCAAAAAAAG ACTCAATCGGCCACTCACCCTGTCTGAGAAGATCGTGTACGGTCACCTCGCTGACCCCCACAATCAGGATATCGACAGAGGCCGCACATACCTGCGTCTGCATCCTGACCGCGTGGCCATGCAGGATGCTACGGCGCAGATGGCAATGCTTCAGTTCATCAGCAGTGGCCTGCCGAGGGTGGCTGTGCCCTCCACAATTCACTGTGATCATCTGATCGAGGCACAgattggaggagaaaaggatcTGGCCAGAGCAAAG GAAATCAATCATGAGGTCTACAACTTCCTGGCCAGTTCAGCAGCCAAGTATGGTGTTGGCTTCTGGAAACCAGGCTCTGGAATTATCCATCAG ATCATCCTGGAGAACTATGCTTACCCAGGAGTGATGCTGATCGgcacagactctcacacaccAAATGGAGGTGGGCTTGGTGCCATCTGCATTGGCGTTGGAGGAGCAGATGCTGTAGATGTCATGGCAGGAATCCCCTGGGAGCTCAAGTGTCCAAAT GTGATTGGTGTGAAGCTGACAGGTTCCTTGTCAGGCTGGACATCTCCCAAGGATATCATCTTGAAGGTGGCTGGCATCCTGACAGTGAAAGGCGGCACCGGAGCCATTGTAGAATACCACGGTCCAGGTGTTGACTCAATATCCTGTACAG GAATGGCAACAATTTGCAACATGGGAGCTGAGATTGGAGCCACGACCTCTGTGTTCCCATACAACCATCGCATGAGGACCTACCTGAAAAAGACGGGACGTGGAG ATATTGCTGCCTTGGCTGATGATAACGCTGATTTGTTGGTACCAGATGAAGGCTGCGAGTACGACCAAGTCATTGAGATCAATCTGGATGAG ctgaaGCCGCACATTAATGGACCCTTTACCCCCGACCTGGCCCACCCAGTGTCTGATGTTGGCGCTACTGCTGAGAAGAGCGGCTGGCCGCTGGAGGTTAAAGTTG GGCTGATTGGCAGCTGCACCAACTCCAGCTATGAAGATATGGGCCGTGCCGCCTCTGTGGCCAAGCAGGCTTTAGATAAAGGCCTCAAGTGCAAAGCTCAGTTCACCATCACCCCTGGATCAGAGCAAATCCGAGCCACAATCGAAAGAGACGGATAT TCAAAGATCCTCAGCGATGTGGGGGGTGTGGTCCTGGCCAACGCCTGTGGACCCTGCATTGGACAGTGGGACAG GCGCGATGtgaaaaagggggagaagaacACAATCGTCACTTCATTCAACAGAAACTTCACAGCCAGGAACGATGCTAACCCTGCCACACACGCGTTTGTCACCTCCCCGGAg ATTGTGACCGCACTGGCAATTGCAGGCACACTGAAATTCAACCCAGAGACCGATTATCTTACAGCCCCAAATGGTGAGAAGTTTAAACTGGACCCACCAAACGGTGATGAACTCCCCGTCCAAGATTTTGACCCAGGTCAGGACACCTACCAGCACCCACCTGCTGATGGCATCAACCTCAAGGTGGATGTGAACCCTCAGAGCAACCGCCTGCAGCTTCTGGAGCCATTTGACAAATGGAACGGGGGTGATTTGGAGAACATGACAGTCCTCATCAAG GTCAAGGGCAAATGTACCACAGACCACATCAGTGCTGCCGGACCTTGGCTGAAGTTCCGTGGTCACCTGGACAACATCTCCAACAACATGCTGATCGGTGCAGTCAACAGTGAGAACGACGCCGTCAACAAGATCAAGAACTACATGACAGGAGACTACGCAGGAGTCCCAGATGTGGCTCGCCACTACAAG GCTAATGGTCTGTCCTGGGTCGTTGTCGGGGATGACAACTACGGTGAGGGCTCCAGCAGAGAACACGCTGCACTGGAGCCCCGGCATCTGGGAGGAAGAGCCATCATTGTCAAGAGCTTTGCCAGAATTCACG AAACCAACCTAAAGAAGCAGGGTCTGCTGCCACTGACCTTCAGCGACCCATCGGACTATGACAAGATCCGCCCAGATGACAAAATCTCCATCAGAGGCCTCAAAACTTTCACTCCAGGAAAA cCTCTTCATGCAGTTTTGAAGCACAGTGATGGCAGCGAGGAGACGCTGGAACTCAATCACACCTTTAATGAGACACAGATCGAATGGTTCAAAGCGGGGTCGGCCCTCAACAggatgaaggagctgcagcactga
- the phf5a gene encoding PHD finger-like domain-containing protein 5A, with protein sequence MAKHHPDLIFCRKQAGVAIGRLCEKCDGKCVICDSYVRPCTLVRICDECNYGSYQGRCVICGGPGVSDAYYCKECTIQEKDRDGCPKIVNLGSSKTDLFYERKKYGFKKR encoded by the exons ATGGCTAAACATCATCCAGATCTGATTTTTTGCAGAAAACAAGCCGGTGTTG caaTCGGGAGGCTTTGTGAGAAAT GTGATGGCAAATGTGTTATCTGTGATTCCTATGTGAGGCCCTGCACCTTGGTGCGCATCTGTGATGAGTGTAACTATGGCTCCTACCAGGGCCGCTGTGTCATCTGTGGAGGACCTGGAGTCTCTGATGCATACTACTGTAAAGAGTGCACCATACAGGAGAAAGAT cgAGATGGTTGTCCGAAGATTGTCAATTTAGGCAGTTCAAAAACAGACCTGTTTTATGAAAGGAAGAAGTACGGTTTCAAGAAGAGATGA
- the tefa gene encoding TEF transcription factor, PAR bZIP family member a isoform X1: MSEESILITLSTTPGGPSSFPVVLKKVMELPPPNILDGDDDTNKEKHGDGDDLDGSSDMGPSAALTPAIWDKTIPYDGENFHLEYMDLEEFLIENGIASLPGEEPTKVSPNESDSKTEESKSAPVALLPSDELDVCQKEVVTIASSDIICDVTTEVSTEKDRATPEPIGPDDIEITVNYEPDPTDLVLSSVPGGELFDPRKHKFSDEDLKPQPMIKKAKKVFVPEEKKDDKYWQRRKKNNMAAKRSRDARRLKENQITVRAAFLERENAALRTEVADLRKECGRYKNVVGRYESKYGKL, translated from the exons ATGTCGGAAGAATCAATTCTCATCACACTGTCAACAACGCCGGGAGGGCCCTCTTCATTCCCCGTGGTTTTGAAGAAAGTCATGGAATTGCCCCCTCCAAACATCCTGGACGGCGACGACG ACACCAACAAGGAAAAACATGGAGATGGTGATGACCTTGATGGAAGCAGTGATATGGGCCCCTCGGCCGCCTTGACCCCAGCTATTTGGGACAAAACCATTCCCTATGATGGTGAGAACTTCCACTTGGAGTACATGGACCTTGAGGAGTTCCTCATCGAAAATGGCATTGCCTCTTTGCCTGGAGAGGAGCCCACAAAGGTCAGTCCAAATGAAAGTGATTCAAAGACAGAAGAATCAAAGTCGGCTCCGGTGGCCCTGCTCCCCTCTGATGAATTAGATGTGTGCCAGAAGGAAGTTGTGACCATTGCCAGCAGTGACATCATCTGTGATGTTACAACAG AGGTGTCTACAGAGAAGGACAGAGCGACACCAGAGCCCATCGGTCCTGATGATATCGAAATCACTGTAAACTATGAGCCCGATCCCACCGACCTGGTGCTGTCAAGCGTGCCTGGAGGTGAACTTTTTGACCCCCGcaagcataagttttcagacgAGGACCTTAAACCACAGCCCATGATTAAGAAAGCCAAGAAGGTGTTTGTGCCTGAAGAAAAGAAG GATGACAAATACTggcagagaaggaagaagaacaACATGGCTGCCAAACGTTCCCGTGACGCTCGCAGGTTGAAGGAGAACCAGATCACTGTGAGAGCAGCCTTCCTGGAACGGGAGAATGCAGCACTGCGGACGGAGGTCGCGGACCTACGGAAGGAATGTGGGCGCTACAAAAATGTCGTGGGGCGCTACGAATCCAAATATGGAAAGTTGTAA
- the tefa gene encoding TEF transcription factor, PAR bZIP family member a isoform X2, protein MTTEIPEVFRCLLEHPFTLPNFDFDDTNKEKHGDGDDLDGSSDMGPSAALTPAIWDKTIPYDGENFHLEYMDLEEFLIENGIASLPGEEPTKVSPNESDSKTEESKSAPVALLPSDELDVCQKEVVTIASSDIICDVTTEVSTEKDRATPEPIGPDDIEITVNYEPDPTDLVLSSVPGGELFDPRKHKFSDEDLKPQPMIKKAKKVFVPEEKKDDKYWQRRKKNNMAAKRSRDARRLKENQITVRAAFLERENAALRTEVADLRKECGRYKNVVGRYESKYGKL, encoded by the exons atgaccaCAGAGATCCCGGAGGTTTTCCGCTGTCTTCTTGAGCATCCCTTCACTCTCCCTAACTTTGACTTTGATG ACACCAACAAGGAAAAACATGGAGATGGTGATGACCTTGATGGAAGCAGTGATATGGGCCCCTCGGCCGCCTTGACCCCAGCTATTTGGGACAAAACCATTCCCTATGATGGTGAGAACTTCCACTTGGAGTACATGGACCTTGAGGAGTTCCTCATCGAAAATGGCATTGCCTCTTTGCCTGGAGAGGAGCCCACAAAGGTCAGTCCAAATGAAAGTGATTCAAAGACAGAAGAATCAAAGTCGGCTCCGGTGGCCCTGCTCCCCTCTGATGAATTAGATGTGTGCCAGAAGGAAGTTGTGACCATTGCCAGCAGTGACATCATCTGTGATGTTACAACAG AGGTGTCTACAGAGAAGGACAGAGCGACACCAGAGCCCATCGGTCCTGATGATATCGAAATCACTGTAAACTATGAGCCCGATCCCACCGACCTGGTGCTGTCAAGCGTGCCTGGAGGTGAACTTTTTGACCCCCGcaagcataagttttcagacgAGGACCTTAAACCACAGCCCATGATTAAGAAAGCCAAGAAGGTGTTTGTGCCTGAAGAAAAGAAG GATGACAAATACTggcagagaaggaagaagaacaACATGGCTGCCAAACGTTCCCGTGACGCTCGCAGGTTGAAGGAGAACCAGATCACTGTGAGAGCAGCCTTCCTGGAACGGGAGAATGCAGCACTGCGGACGGAGGTCGCGGACCTACGGAAGGAATGTGGGCGCTACAAAAATGTCGTGGGGCGCTACGAATCCAAATATGGAAAGTTGTAA